The genomic segment ACACGTGTCAAAACTAAAGTATTTCCCAAGACATTATGGAAAACATTTAGGAAGAAATTAAGATGAAACCGTTTACGTGTAGGAATACTgtcaataaataatttaataaacttGGATTGTTATaggatttgtttcttttatatttctatattttcatttttatatcttttttttcaggTGCCTAACCAGCCGTTGGGATAAGCCAGCCCAGCCTAAACAGAGTGTAGacatacagcagcagaagagcagtGAAAATGCAGCCCACCCTATCTCATTGTCAGGAGTCGTTGCTGGACCGAACAGCACAGTTTCCCAGGCGCCAGAAACGGGAGGAAAATCTCCTCAGGGAGGAGTTGAAATGGCTGCAGCAATGGCTGCTAAAATAAATGCTATGTTGATGGCAAAAGGAAAGCTGTTGACTCCTCCACCGTTACTTGCAAAGGTGTGCAGTTAAAGAGCTGCTGTGAATAACTGTATAATGTATGTTTTTGTGGTTCCTAATGGACCTTAAGTTTTCTGTGTTATGTCATATATTTTAGACTCCTCCAAGTGTACCTGTGCCAGCTGTTACAGAAGAGATGGTGGTCACTGAAGTCGACATAAATGATGTACCACTCAACTGCAGGGACCTTCTTACTAAAGGCAAAACACAGGAGGAGGTTGGTGGAAAGTGACCACAGCAGTGTTGCATTTAACACTTTTTGTCACACTTTAAGAACTTTTAAAGCAAGTTGTctcttaaaatatatttttttctttttttaaaatctcccTATACCTTTTTCAGATCCGACAGTTTAGTGGAGCCATCGTTTCAACAAAAGGCCATTACATGACAGAAGCTGAAAAGGAAATAGCAGGAGGGTATGTGTTTCAAGTCTTAATACTTTGTTTCTGCAAAAGTagaacccacccacccacccacccaatTGCATATTGTGTCTTGAGAAAATCTCTACATTAAGTgagatgactgagaaccttcacagacacctcTACATTAAGTATTTACCAGAAGAGTGAAGATCATCTAATAAAAGTAAACAGTTTAGACAAACCTGAATTAATGAGTTTTGCAGTGATAAAGAGGAGTGTAAAATGTTGTCCATGACCAATTTTCTTTCCTTTAGACAAAGACCTTTGTATTTGCACGTTCAGGGAAAGACCCAAGAACAAGTCAACAGTAAGTAGCACATTTTATTTGCTTAATATGCTGAGGCTGACATCATCTAATGTCACAAATGTCACAGTTTGTTACAATTGATGTGGCAGATGCTCAAATATCGGTCACTTTTCTTTGCAATATTAGAGGCTGTAATCAGGATAAAGGAGATCATCTCTGAGGATGTGATGAGGACGTCAGCAGCCTCGGGGGGACAGCAGGTGCCTGTAATTCCCCCGCTCACTCTCTACCCTCAGCCGCCTCGACCTGTCGTTCCTCCTACTGTGCCACGGATGCCCAATACCACTTCAGTGCCAGCCCAGGGTCATCGACCAGCAGCTCCTCATTTAGGGGTAGGcagatgattaaaaataaagtcaATTTTGTATGAACTCATCACACCCTAAATATCAGTAACTTGATCCTTAATTTAGTTACTTATGTCTCCTTAAGTATTGGACAAAGACAGATAAGCTCTACATTGTAACTAAAGGTTGAAGACTAACGGTGCCTAGTGAGAAACATTCCATAATCAGACAGTAAACTGAGGGACACTCAGTAGTAGGATTGTTTATTTGGGTGTATAACATTGCCACATTACTCAAAATCTAAGATAAAGTTAGGGTtatgaaatataaaattaaTTATGCAGACTAGGCTATTAGGAGTGGAGGTAAAGAAAGTGAAGCAAGTGGAGACTATGTTGCTTTCACTGATACCTGCCTCCAAAATTAAGGAGCAGAGAGAACGTCCCTGGTCTACAGTGAAAAGCCTTGGATTACTGCATCTGCTTACAAAGCACTTCTGCCTAATGTTAAACAGGATTTCACTAAACAGCCAGAAGGTACATGGTATTAGTAAGGtaaccatttatttatttatttatttatcttcagAGTTTTGTGCACACAAAGATTTTTGTGGGTCTGGACCAAGCGTTGCCTTCATTCAACGTGAAAGAAAAGGTTGAGGGTCCAGCAGGTTCGTACCTGAGTCACATCCAGACAGAGACGGGAGCTCGAGTCTTCCTCAGAGGAAAAGGTTCTGGCTACATAGAACAAGCATCGAAACGAGAGTCCTTTGAACCTCTTTATGTCTACATCAGGTATGTTCATTCTAATGGGAAGAGTCGTTAAATGACATATACACACATTCAGTATGTGCTGTGTGGTTTCAGTGTTAGAGCCTTGCTTGCAGACGAGTGCTCGTTTGCTGCATGGCTTTTGCTAGTTTTACTAACCTGATGAACACTGCGCATCTGCAGCATATCgttagcttcatagcataaGTGCCTAAGTCATTTTCTGGTCAAAGTGACTTAGGCACttatgctatgaagctaacGATATGCTAAATGGTTCAGGTGTAGGCCAGAGTTGTGTTTCTACAGACCATTGATGTGGGAGACATCCAGATGGCACAGAACTCATCCAAGGAGATTTCTGCTTCTTGAAAAGACAAAACTTTCTGTAGAAACTGCggaaaaactgtgttttaatgACGTAAATCCTGTAAATTACCTTCGATATTGCTGTTCCAACAGTGTAGcagattatttttgttttttctttgccagtGAGTTGAGCTAGCACGTATTAAGCACAAGTTTTAAAGGTTATGGCACAGTGTTGGCTTCACAGTCGGTCTATGTAATGATAATATGTGGCTTTAGTCCTTTACTAAGTCTGCTACATCCTGTTTAACAATGGTCCTTTGTTACAGCCACCCAAATGCAGCTGGATTGGAATCGGCAAAGAAACTCACAGAGAGTCTCCTGGAAACTGTAAGTACACACTGTTATCACTGTAATCGTGTCAGAGGTGATTTATATTGCATGAAAGTCTTACAGGAGGTGTAAGAAGGTGAAGCTACTAAAGTGTATAGTTTTCACTGATACCCACCTCCAAAAGTGAACGTGGTAGTGTGAACCACCTGATCTCCAGAGATAGGTTTTGAGTGCTCTGCACCTACCAACAAAACTTTCTGATGATAGAGCTGCAGTTTTGTCTGGTTCATtacatcattttaatttttcttttattctgtaGGTGAGAGCTGAGCATGCACGTATGGTGTCGATATACACAGCCACAGGCTCGACACAGTGTGAGTATTCTTCTTAAGTCTTGTAACTAAACAGGCAAATTCCAACAGGGTGACCAAATGTAAGGTACTGACTAACTTCGTTCTCCTTGTGGTAATTAATCCTCCCGTGACGTCTTTAGTGGCTCAGCAATTGCTTGAAATAGTAGGTCACAGTTGTCAAAACACCCTGTTATTGATCCATGTGATATGTGCTATTAACTCAGGGTTCTATACTTTCATTTCAGCATACGCAGTACATGGATTTCCACCTAATAGCAATTACTCTAGCCAGGGGTCCTGGTATAACTACCCAGCAAATGGGTATGCTGGCGGCTATTCAGCGTATCCAGGAGCCACTGGTTATTGGAGTAAGGCAAATGGTCCCCCAAGTCATTCTAACTTGTCGACAAACCCTCCATCTTCTCAGGCAATGGTTCAGTATCCGGTGTGTCCTAGGAAACCGCATCCCTATCTTGTTCAGGTAATTATAAAAGTCTAAAGCTGCCACTACTTAAAGTTCCCATTTGTTAGTCAGCTGATTTAGAGTGCTACATTTTTAATTGCTTGTTGGAAGAGCCATCAAAAACTGTGACATCATATAGCTAAAACCACTGAATAGATTAATCAGTTTCACTGCAAGTTTACACTAGAAGTGCAATAAGACGTGAAAGTCGTCGAGGTCTTTAGGAGGAGTTTTAGTTCTCTTAAAGTCCTGTGGCAGCATCAATGTGTATGTGTTGGTTTTGCCCTACCCAAGGATCCAAGCAGCAGTGAGACAGTGGAGCCTGAAGGATCTTTAAATACCCCCCCTGACTCAGGAAGTCCCAAGCATCAATTCCAGGAGGGGGCTAAGGATGAAAAGGTTAGCTGAAGAGTAACATCTGTACATATCACTAATAGATAATTCCATCTAATCCATTTTAACGTGACCATTACTCACCGATAAACCTGTCTGAATTGCAGCTGATTAGTCCGTCTGGTTTTAAACAGAGAAGCTTCAGGCATCACTGCTAAACAACCAAAATTGGACAGAATTACACATAATTATAGCTCATGAAATTATTGTATGAAAATACTAGTTTCAGTTAGTTAGTTCAGCATAAATACTGACCGTctcttttgctgttttctgagTTAGTTGTTTACCAAGTTACATAAGTGTTTAGGCTGAAAGTTATTGTCTGTAATACAAATGGCCATCAGACTGAGCTAAACAGTGTTTTTTGATCACAGACATAAGTTTCGTCTGCATCACtgtgttaattaaaaaaaaaaaattaatacggGGAGGGGGTCTGTGATTTCTGCCGTGgttatttatgtttttggaTTTTCAATGGTGTCAGAAAAATAGGTGATCACAATTGTGCTAATAAAACACCAGCAGTTCTACTCTGCAAGTGCATGATCATTTAGAGCCCATGCTGGGAAAAGTATGTGAATATATGTCCTAACATGTTCCAATTAGGAATCTAATATTAGGTTTTTAAGTGATTACTGTTCAGTAAAGATGCGAAAAGTACAACAGGTTTGTTTtggggtgtttttgtttgtttttttagttggATTGCATCTGGCCATAACTTTGATAAAACATGATCTGATTTTCATCTAAGCCAGTGTTCAGTtcaaaaacaaactttattgAAACTGTAGTGCCTATCATCTCCTattaaaagcactttgggtTGCAATTTGTAAGCAGATTTCTCTCTAGTTGCTCCCTACTATAGATCTGCCttttaaattcaaatatttttaaaaagaatattaAAGATTTTAATGCCTTAGTGCATGCAAGAGATCTGTATTATACAGCGGGGGAAATAtttatttgatcccctgcttGAATTTGTAAGCTGGCTCACTTAGAAAGAAACAGCCTTTGATTTATCTGACGAATTCATTTTAACTACAtaatatcaaccaaaaatccagaaaaaaacattttacataAAAGTTCTGAAATGATTTGCATGTAGATGAGTGAAATGAGTATTTGATCTCAAAGTGTAACTTGACAGCAGTAAGATGTTTCTTTGTAGTTTGTCACCAGGTTTGCACTGTTGTTTGGTCTTGCTCATGATGGTGGACAGGTTTAAATTGAAGTAACTGGACGGGTTTGCTTCATACACATAAATGAGTTGAATGAGATCAGGAGAAATTATTTGTAATCTCTGTGCTACGCAGCCTATCGGTGGGATCTGGGTGTTAGGGGATAGTCTATAACTTGAAAAATGtgaattgggtttttttttttctggtttctcTCCATTACATTGGAACCACCATAAAAATTAGCAATCGTTCATTTCattgtaagtgagcaaacttgCTGGATCTTGTTGCAGCCTTAGCTGACTATGAAAATAACTTGAAACAAATGGGAAGCTCTGAGTGTCTTCCAAGGTTTTCACATgctaaaataattttcttttgagacaagcattttctttaaaaagtttttaaaaagccttGAATGTTCTGTATTTGTCTTTTTAGCCCTACACCATCTCTCCTGAGGGTCCAGCTCATGAGGAGTCCACCCTTCCTGCACCCAGTGTTGGCGAGGAGAAAGAAGTAGAAAGGTCTGCTCATAGATCATCATTTCCCTTTGTATGTTTTTCGTGAGTCTTGTGTAGCCTAGATATTCATATTTTTCTCTGTTCAGGTTTCTGATGCCTCCCCCGCCACCTCCCTGCGTGGCTCCCGCCGCTGTTGCACGCAAAAGGCCGAGAGATGCCGT from the Oreochromis niloticus isolate F11D_XX linkage group LG1, O_niloticus_UMD_NMBU, whole genome shotgun sequence genome contains:
- the LOC102083186 gene encoding KH homology domain-containing protein 4; the encoded protein is MSSGMTGQTPCLTSRWDKPAQPKQSVDIQQQKSSENAAHPISLSGVVAGPNSTVSQAPETGGKSPQGGVEMAAAMAAKINAMLMAKGKLLTPPPLLAKTPPSVPVPAVTEEMVVTEVDINDVPLNCRDLLTKGKTQEEIRQFSGAIVSTKGHYMTEAEKEIAGGQRPLYLHVQGKTQEQVNKAVIRIKEIISEDVMRTSAASGGQQVPVIPPLTLYPQPPRPVVPPTVPRMPNTTSVPAQGHRPAAPHLGSFVHTKIFVGLDQALPSFNVKEKVEGPAGSYLSHIQTETGARVFLRGKGSGYIEQASKRESFEPLYVYISHPNAAGLESAKKLTESLLETVRAEHARMVSIYTATGSTQSYAVHGFPPNSNYSSQGSWYNYPANGYAGGYSAYPGATGYWSKANGPPSHSNLSTNPPSSQAMVQYPVCPRKPHPYLVQDPSSSETVEPEGSLNTPPDSGSPKHQFQEGAKDEKPYTISPEGPAHEESTLPAPSVGEEKEVERFLMPPPPPPCVAPAAVARKRPRDAVTDDPASLPSSTASLGVQDEVSEKKPKVFSDTSGLVPYGGDSSDEEEERSRSSKTDNS